TTATTCGAAAACGCTGGAGATTACAGGAACGGGTTTCCGTGCTGCTGTGCAGGGATCCAATCTTGTCATGAACCTCGGCTACTCTCATGACGTCGTGTATCCGATTCCTGAGGGGATCAAGATTACGACGCCACGTCCGACAGCCGTGGTCGTTGAAGGTATTGACAAGCAGCGTGTCGGTCAGGTTGCGCTCGATATCCGCAACTTCCGTAAGCCGGAGCCCTACAAGGGCAAGGGCGTGCGTTATGACACCGAGACCATTCGTCGCAAGGAAGGCAAGAAGAAGTAATGAGCACTCAGCAGGAATTGCGGGAGCGTCGGCGCAAGCGCCTTCGGTTCCAGCTCCGCCGCAAGGCCGGCGGGCGTCCGCGCCTGTCGGTGTTCCGTTCAGGCAAGAACATCTATGCCCAGGTGATCGACGACGCCGCCGGCCTTACGCTGGCTTCGGCGTCTTCTCTGGACAAAGAGTTCCGTACGGGTGGAGTAACTGGAGCAAACCGGGATGCCGCATCGGCAATCGGCAAGCTTGTTGCCCAGCGCGCGGTTGCAGCCGGTGTGACGCAGGTCGTGTTCGATCGCGGCTCCTATATCTATCATGGGCGCATCAAGGCGCTCGCGGAGGCTGCCCGCGAGGGCGGTCTCTCGTTCTGAGGAGGGGCGCGTAATGGCACGTGAACCGAGAGAAGGTGGTCGTGGTCGCGACCGCGAGCAGCGTCAGGATCGCGAAGGCGATGATCTGATCGACAAGCTCGTGACGATTAATCGTGTTGCAAAAGTGGTCAAGGGCGGTCGTCGCTTCGCTTTCGCCGCGCTGGTTGTTGTGGGTGATCAGAAAGGTCGTGTTGGATTCGGAGCGGGCAAGGCCCGTGAAGTTCCCGAGGCGATCCGCAAGGCTACCGAAAAGGCGAAGCGCGGCATGATCCGCGTTCCCATGAAGGAAGGCCGTACACTGCACCATGACGTTGCAGGTCACTTTGGCGCTGGCAAGGTTGTTCTTCGTTCGGCGGAAGCCGGAACCGGAATTATCGCTGGCGGTCCGATGCGCGCCGTGTTCGAAAGCCTTGGTATCAACGATGTTGTCGCCAAGTCGCTTGGAACGCGTAACCCGCACAACATGGTGAAGGCGACGTTCGCGGCGCTGGAACGGTGTGCGAGCCCGCGTGCTGTCGCCAATCGTCGTGGCAAGAAGGTCTCTGACATTCTTGGCAAGCGCGAGCAGGTAGCGGAGGGTGCAGATGTCTGAAGCTAAGACTGTCCGTATCACGCAGATTGCATCCGGGAACGGACGCAAGCCAGGTCAGCAGGCAACACTCGTCGGACTTGGTCTGAACAAGATCGGTCGTACACGCGAGCTTCAGGACACGCCGTCGATCCGGGGTATGCTGAACAAGGTAGCCCACCTGGTGAAGGTGGAGGATTGAAATGAAACTTCATGAACTCCGCGATAACGAGGGTTCTCGTTATCGCAAAAAGCGCCTTGGACGCGGTATCGGCTCTGGTAAGGGCAAGACCTCGGGTCGCGGTGTAAAAGGTCAGAAGGCTCGCGAGGGTGTTTCCCTGAATG
The Acetobacter aceti genome window above contains:
- the rplF gene encoding 50S ribosomal protein L6, with amino-acid sequence MSRVGKYPVEVPAGVTVSINAGILTAKGKLGELKLPLSPLVETTVDEGKVAVKPLGSLAQARMMWGTTRSLVASMVKGVSEGYSKTLEITGTGFRAAVQGSNLVMNLGYSHDVVYPIPEGIKITTPRPTAVVVEGIDKQRVGQVALDIRNFRKPEPYKGKGVRYDTETIRRKEGKKK
- the rplR gene encoding 50S ribosomal protein L18, which codes for MSTQQELRERRRKRLRFQLRRKAGGRPRLSVFRSGKNIYAQVIDDAAGLTLASASSLDKEFRTGGVTGANRDAASAIGKLVAQRAVAAGVTQVVFDRGSYIYHGRIKALAEAAREGGLSF
- the rpsE gene encoding 30S ribosomal protein S5, whose protein sequence is MAREPREGGRGRDREQRQDREGDDLIDKLVTINRVAKVVKGGRRFAFAALVVVGDQKGRVGFGAGKAREVPEAIRKATEKAKRGMIRVPMKEGRTLHHDVAGHFGAGKVVLRSAEAGTGIIAGGPMRAVFESLGINDVVAKSLGTRNPHNMVKATFAALERCASPRAVANRRGKKVSDILGKREQVAEGADV
- the rpmD gene encoding 50S ribosomal protein L30, giving the protein MSEAKTVRITQIASGNGRKPGQQATLVGLGLNKIGRTRELQDTPSIRGMLNKVAHLVKVED